A region from the Variovorax paradoxus genome encodes:
- the ispE gene encoding 4-(cytidine 5'-diphospho)-2-C-methyl-D-erythritol kinase, producing the protein MKAIYDLPAPAKLNLFLHITGRREDGYHLLQSVFMLIDWSDTLHVELRSDGQLSREDLTTELPPDDLVLRAARALQAHAAPGQGAHIGIAKQVPAQAGMGGGSSDAATCLLALNRLWKLNLPLSRLAEIGVKLGADVPFFLGGRNAWVEGIGEKIRPVNIPPARFVVAKPPQGLDTKLIFSAPDLQRATPVAIISGFAADSEQLEAPNLESSAFKVFDFGHNDLQPVAQRLCPAVTDAIEWLGAQGLKARMTGSGSSVFAKMPQGPQKAELAEAPAGWQVRQCSNLAVHPLWGWAT; encoded by the coding sequence ATGAAGGCGATCTACGACCTTCCCGCACCGGCCAAGCTCAACCTCTTCCTGCACATCACCGGCCGGCGCGAAGACGGCTACCACCTGCTGCAGTCGGTCTTCATGCTGATCGACTGGTCCGACACGCTCCATGTCGAACTGCGCAGCGACGGCCAGCTCAGCCGCGAAGACCTGACGACCGAACTGCCGCCCGACGATCTCGTGCTGCGTGCGGCGCGGGCGCTCCAGGCGCATGCAGCGCCCGGCCAGGGCGCCCACATCGGCATTGCCAAGCAGGTGCCGGCGCAGGCCGGCATGGGCGGAGGCTCTTCGGATGCCGCCACATGCCTGCTGGCGCTGAACCGCCTGTGGAAGCTGAACCTGCCGCTGTCGCGCCTGGCCGAGATCGGCGTGAAACTGGGTGCCGACGTGCCGTTCTTCCTGGGCGGGCGCAATGCCTGGGTCGAGGGAATCGGCGAAAAAATCAGGCCCGTGAACATCCCGCCCGCACGGTTTGTGGTGGCCAAGCCACCCCAGGGACTCGATACAAAGCTAATTTTTTCTGCGCCCGACCTTCAACGCGCTACTCCTGTTGCTATAATCTCGGGCTTTGCTGCAGATAGCGAACAGCTTGAAGCTCCAAACCTCGAAAGCAGCGCTTTCAAGGTTTTCGACTTCGGCCACAACGACCTGCAGCCGGTTGCCCAGCGGCTTTGTCCCGCGGTCACCGACGCCATCGAATGGCTCGGCGCCCAAGGATTGAAAGCCCGGATGACCGGCTCCGGAAGTTCGGTTTTCGCAAAAATGCCGCAAGGGCCGCAAAAAGCGGAACTGGCCGAAGCCCCCGCGGGCTGGCAGGTTCGCCAATGCAGCAACCTGGCCGTTCATCCACTTTGGGGATGGGCGACCTGA
- a CDS encoding lipoprotein insertase outer membrane protein LolB gives MHAPGPVGASRRALLVAGGVALLSIAGCAQLAGGSSASRSADSWSGRMSLRIDSQPVQTFSALFELRGSPEAGELSLTSPIGSTLAQLHWSPGEALLKNGSEIRRFDSVDALIEAATGAAIPVGALFGWLAGRNERVPGWRPDLAQVANGRLQATRENPGPTADLRIVFERS, from the coding sequence ATGCACGCCCCCGGGCCTGTCGGCGCCAGCCGCCGCGCCCTGCTGGTCGCGGGTGGGGTTGCGCTTCTCTCGATCGCAGGCTGCGCCCAATTGGCGGGCGGCTCTTCCGCCTCAAGAAGCGCCGACAGCTGGAGCGGCCGCATGTCGCTGCGCATCGACAGCCAGCCGGTGCAGACCTTCTCCGCGCTGTTCGAATTGCGCGGTTCTCCCGAAGCGGGCGAACTCTCGCTCACGAGCCCGATCGGCAGCACCTTGGCTCAATTGCACTGGTCGCCCGGCGAGGCCCTGCTCAAGAATGGCAGTGAAATCCGGCGCTTCGATTCGGTCGATGCATTGATCGAAGCCGCCACCGGTGCGGCCATACCGGTCGGCGCGCTCTTCGGCTGGCTCGCGGGCCGCAACGAGCGCGTGCCCGGCTGGCGCCCCGACCTGGCGCAGGTCGCGAACGGCCGCCTGCAGGCCACCCGCGAAAATCCCGGCCCCACGGCGGACCTGCGCATCGTCTTCGAGCGGTCATGA